Proteins encoded together in one Lathyrus oleraceus cultivar Zhongwan6 chromosome 5, CAAS_Psat_ZW6_1.0, whole genome shotgun sequence window:
- the LOC127085562 gene encoding uncharacterized protein LOC127085562, which yields MRRPGLKDDVAYSFFDPDISVLKDMIALMTPDHVGLFREVYGGILKTVFRLMDRDRSAIHTLLQFYDPELRCFVFPDYVLGPMLEDYADILSIQIRDQVPFRVTKEEPDIGGISRAFYLSPEEVKSNLKEKGKLPGFHLSFLEAKAKEQSELGNWEAVCALVAASIYGIILFPNQKNFVDINAIRLFIRRNPIPTLIGDVYYSVHNRNEKRRGGLIRCCAQLLVKWFMGYLPSKGAFVLLGQNVTWATKLMGLRAKDIDWTHSSGVGQDFICSCRGFPNVPLIGVQGCINYNPTLLKRQMGFAMELPPYKSEIQESVYFPVEGNQDRVKQVSDAWRSIQRKGKASWGRANNRSFPPFDDWLRKRVELTCLPFPRVDPWYPLIEETPSTVSMDEFLEMKRERDQLLAEKTELEMNVARVQRANQELKAKMEDQDKRHALETKRFEMDTAYYGKISQALASSNREHDITKDKLFRASKVIEDEKRRQILVRDQRDERARVLAAEWEAEKAKIKAERDHYMAERDHYFRQMKIHQKEVGRLQQENTELRFAAEFARMEGEIGPSAGPSSS from the coding sequence ATGAGAAGACCCGGCTTGAAGGATGATGTtgcttacagtttctttgacccggatatcagtgtgctgaaggatatgatagcgTTGATgacacctgaccatgtggggttgtttcgtgaggtgtatgggggtattctgaagacAGTTTTCAGGCTCATGGATAGAGACcggagtgccatccatactctaCTTCAGTTCTACGATCCCGAGCTGAGGTGTTTCGTCTTCCCAGATTATGTGCTAGGGCCCATGTTGGAGGATTATGCTGATATTTTGAGTATCCAGATCAGAGACCAGGTTCCTTTCCGtgttactaaggaagaacctgatattggtgggatttcCCGTGCTTTCTATCTGAGTCCAGAGGAAGTGAAGAGTAATCTGAAGGAGAAGGGTAAGctgcctggttttcatctgagtttcctagaggctaaggCTAAAGAGCAGTCAGAATTGGGGAATTGGGAAGCTGTCTGTGCTCTGGTTGCGgcgagcatttatgggatcatttTGTTTCCcaaccagaagaactttgtggatatcAATGCCATCCGCCTGTTTATTCGAAGGAATCCTATCCCTACattgattggagatgtctattattcggttcataaccggaatgagaagaggcgtgggggttTGATTCGATGCTGCGCGCAGTTATTGGtcaagtggtttatgggttacttaccatccaagggtgcttttgttcttctggGCCAGAATGTTACTTGGGCGACCAAACTGATGGGCTTGAGAGCTAAGGACATAgattggactcacagtagtggaGTTGGACAGGACTTTATCTGCAGTTGCAGGGGTTTTCCTAATGTGCCGCTTATAGgggttcagggttgcatcaattacaacccgacacttcttaagaggcaaatgggattcgctatggagcttccaccgtacaagagtgagattcaggaatctgtgtacttcccggttgagggtaaccAGGATAGGGTAAAGCAGGTATCCGATGCATGGCGCAgcattcagaggaagggcaaggcTTCCTGGGGTAGAGCTAAcaacagatcttttcctccgttcgatgattggctcagaaagagagtggagcttacttgtctaccatttcctaGGGTCGATCCgtggtatccgttgattgaggagaCTCCTTCTACTGTCAGTATGGATGAGTTCTTAGAGATGAAGCGGGAACGAGATCAGCTGCTTGCAGAGAAGACGGAATTGGAGATGAatgttgctcgggttcagagaGCTAATCAGGAGCTCAAAGCgaagatggaagatcaggataagcgacatgcTCTGGAGACCAAGCGttttgagatggatacagcctactatgggaagatcagccaagctttagcatcgtccaaccgggagcacgacatcactaaggataagctgttcagagcatcaaaggtgatagaagatgagaagaggaggcaaatcctagtcagggatcagagggatgagagagccagagtcctcgctgcagagtgggaggcagagaaagcaaagatcaaggctgagagagatcattacatggcagagagagaccactacttcaggcagatgaagattcatcagaaggaagttggaagactacagcaggagaataccgagctcaggttcgccgcagagttcgcaaggatggaaggcgagatagggccatctgcgggaccctcatccagttag